The genomic stretch GAAGCTGACTGGTGAGCTCTTTGGTCCCTCTCAGGGATAGCACTCCTGGGCAGCCCTCAGGCCAATCAGCCAGCTGTGTGTATGTGCCTAGCTAATTCCCAGTGCTTAGAAATCCAGCCATTGCACATAGAAGCCTGTATTTTCCCCATGCCCTAAGATCCTGTCAGCCACCCAGAGCCATTTGAGTTCCAAACCTCCCATCTACCCAGCTGTCCAGTGGTCCCTGTCCCTCACTCCTAGATCCCTGGCTCCAGCTGCAGGCATGGACTGACTCTGGGGACCCTGAGAATGGTTCCCCCAGGTGGGAACAACAGGGCAGGCTCCCTGGGGCTCAGGAGTGGGAAGGCTTCCTGGCAGTGATGCTGCTGGGCAGGGGCTCAGAGCCCTGGGGTAGTAGGGGACCCTATGGCCTCTTTGCTGCAGGCACAGACACTGAGGAGACCATCCTGAATGCCTTCAAGATGCTCGATCCTGACGGCAAAGGCAGCATCCACAAGGAGTAGTGAGTGCAGCTGCAGGGAGGGTCTCAGCTGGCAGAAGGGGCTGCAGCACCCACACCCAAGCCCATCTCCTGGTCTCTCCAGCTTCGGGGCCTTCTGTGGCCTGAGCGGAGTCCTTCAGGATGACCCAGGAAGTCCAGTCCCACCCAGTGGGGCAGTCTCCATGACTAGGCCACCAGGTCCCTCCAGCTGTCACTGTCTTTAGACCCTGCTACAGGAGGGCCACCtcatccaggggctggggagagggaatAGCCTGGTGTCCCTCCCAAGCACTTGCCTGTGACCCATAAAACACCTCCTCAGGACTGGGGATGACCGATGGGGGTCAGGATGGGCTGGGGTGATCACCAGGTGCTGGGAAGGTGGGGTGAGGACTGAGCCCACGCCACTCTGAGCCGCGCTGCAGGTGCCCTGGTGTGAGCTGCCAGCCCTTCCTCAGGGGGCCTAACCactcccctgctcctcctggccctcaGCATCAAGCGCCTGCTGATGTCCCAGGCTGACAAGATGACTGCAACTGAGGTAGGCCTGCAGCCCCAGAGGGCCACTGAGGGACAGCAGCCCCCAGGCTGCAGGAGCATGGTGGGCAGGACTAAGAACAGTCCCTGGGGCAGGGGCTCCTGGGAGAGGGGGGTGGCCCTGGGCTAGGTCAGGGCTGGAAGCCACTGGCCAGTTGGTGGTCTGACCTAGCTGAGGGGACAGACTTACTGTCCTAGCCCGAGGGGACAGGGTAGCCCCCATCTGTACTTCAGAACTCCACCCCATTCTTCACATTGCCCAGGTGGCCACCCTAAGCACCACTGACAGCTCGGTAACCTGCTTCTCCTTCTGGCCCCATGCCCACCCTGCTTGCCCCTCCAAGATCCCGCCCCATTCCTGGCAGAGAAGCAACACTAGGAGCCTCTGGAGTTCAGCACCTGTAATCCAGAGcacctaggaggctgaggtgtGGGGACCTCTTGCCACCCATTCCACCAGGCCTGACCCCCCACCCACCAACTCGCCTTCATTCAGGTGGACCAGATGCTGGAGTTCGCCTCCATCGACGCAGCGGGCAACCTGGATTACAAGGCGCTGAGCTACGTGCTCACCcatggggaggagaaggaggagtgaGGCTACTCAGCCCTGGTTGTGTCCAGTTCAATAAATGTGGACCCACACATCTGCCTGCCAGTGTCTGCCCGAGAGTCTGCATCGGCCTGGGGCCCCTGTGCTGGCAGCCCTGCCCACCTGTCTTAGCATCAGCCTCAGTGTGTGGTCACCCCATACTGAGCAGAGAAGAAGAGGCTCAGGGATTGGCTCCTTCTAGCAAGTGCCCACACCTGTCCACTCCAGGTCCCTCATACCCAGCTCCCCTTCAGCCCCTGCTGTTGTGCCAGGCCACCTCACCAACCTACACTGCCCTGTGTTGGGCTGTCTTCCCTGGTCAGTGTCCATACAGTAGCAGCTCTTCTTGCTTC from Marmota flaviventris isolate mMarFla1 chromosome 7, mMarFla1.hap1, whole genome shotgun sequence encodes the following:
- the Myl5 gene encoding myosin light chain 5 isoform X4, which codes for MDQNRDGFIDKEDLKDTYASLGKTNVKDDELDAMLREASGPINFTMFLNLFGEKLTGTDTEETILNAFKMLDPDGKGSIHKEYIKRLLMSQADKMTATEVDQMLEFASIDAAGNLDYKALSYVLTHGEEKEE